The genomic region caaaatcaGAACAAgtcatatcaatttttttcaattacacAGAACAGGAAGTTATAATAATTTCTTTATCAACATAAATCTAAAATTTCTAATGTTTTTTCTAATTTTACTTTTATAGGTTAAGTTCACAGATGAGTTATTGAGAATGTTCATTgccaaaataaaatttgatatgttgAGGATGAATATAGTTATGCTTGCAATGGCTGGGAACATTTCTATCCTAACATTAATAAGCATAAAAGAGAACTAGTGTTTAATGCATAGCTACAAGCTACAgatttttgtcattataactgCCATCAattatcaaactgataaaaacCATCATTCCTGGAGTAAAACCTATCATACTGTACATAGACATGTAAATTCTGAGACACCATACATTTATTCATAACACATTATTAACACCACATAACTTGATCACTGTCCTCAACATCAGCTGATAATTTCCTACCTAAAACATCTAGGCAGGTCCATAAGAGGACACTCATAAGTAGATtttgaaatcaatatcatatctgTGACATCTTGGAATGTAACATACAAATGTCACAACAGTCTGGTTAATCTGTatttaaatgcaaaaaaatGCTTGTTCTTTAGCCATAAGATTTACTGAATTTAAATAGATACAATATCCCTTTTTCATAATTATTAAACGCAAGAAGCTAATGAAACCACCTTAAATAAGAGTCATTATCACAAtaaaatcacattaaaatattatcCATAATTAATATGTGGTTCAAATTGCACATCTATCTTAAGTCTTTATTAAACAACTGCTTTTTCTCCATCTGTTAATTAAGTACACCgactttaaaattaattatgtttGCCTGGATGCACTggtaatatattatttaacCAAAACTTGCTATAAAAACACAATCTAAAATGGTTCTGTCCATAATGATAACCAATAATGGATACACTGTCTAATGTCCACAGCATTGTGACCAGTGATTACGTGAACATAAAGATAATCATCAGTGACCAAATGTGTTTTCTCCACTGTAGGCAATGTACAGGAAACCGTCCTCATCCTTGTGCTCCTCATATACCTGACCCATACTGGCACTGcaacaacaaaacatcaacatcattgttaaacatatttacacCAATTAAACTGCTAGTTTTTACAATAAGACCAATCATGTGCTAGTAAGAATATTCCAATTAATCTTTTACAAGATCTTGAAGGTTTTAGGCCAACATACTACCAAGTACAATCTCAAATGTCACAACTTTGCTAGGCATCAGTGTTTAATACAGTATTCTCCGAAAAGTAATCCCAACAAAACACATTTGATGTCCAATGACAACAATGATTAAATccaaaatatgtgaaaattcaGGAAAACATTCCAACAATCAATTTCGAGTTTTCAAAGGCTCCTGAGTCCAATGAAAAGGAGAGTATTAAAATAACACTGTTGTGAAAAGGACAGCACTGTGTCAAACTCCCTTGGCCAGTTATATTAAGTTACCTCTCCTGGCACCATAGGAAAgaatttttgtatattttcctaATTAAAACCTTAATAAGGAACATTTCAGTTTAtactgtaatgctttcctatgaaAAATTGTAAGTAAAGAAATTTTCTTAATTCAAGGAACTTGAACTAAACCCAGACCTAGTTTCTGGCTTAACATATACACCTAATCTCTAGAggattatacaaacaaatgtcatTATTTGGGTATGTCAGGTAGTGAAGTCAATCAACTTTCACCATCAGAAGTGACTGATATAAGTTAGATAACTAATCTTTGTAAAATATATCCAGTGTACCTCGAGTCATTACTATTCATATACTTTCTAAAAAGACAGATTATCAGTCACAAAACATCAGATTCTACCGCTTTGGTATGATAGACTAATGCTTACACAAAACTTAAACTTAATTGGAAATGACTGAAACACAAAGAAAGTAAAACAATCTGTATGTTTCAAGTACATCATTTATCAAAGATAAGGTCAATGCTTTAGCatttaagtatttaaatattatcACCATTTCTCAAAAATTcactacattttattttaatctaaAAACATTTGATCCACACATTCCAAATTTGTGTCACATAAGAGTTGTGTTGTACACAGTTTAATATGACTGTTTTCATCACATGTATATCAGTCAAAATATTACCttcatatatataagtacaaatTGTCAATTCATGGAATACCCTATGGTAAACACTTAACATAAACATTGCCTAGCTCAATACAAactcatatatacatgtatacgaaaCCTTCAATCAATCTGCTGCCTAAGGGCCAATCAATTTCTGTAATACCTTGTCACCCTAGTTTTAGCTAGAGGGTCGGTTATATGACTGTATACAAGTGATACACAAGTTTGAGCTATCtttgtttacatacatgtcTATATGATTTTACAGGTCTGTATACGGTATTTACTGATTGCAGCTCACAGTTTCATCTTTTAGTTCTGTGTGATGTTTCAGTTCTGAAAACTTTAATATGTCATTCTGGTAAGAATCGTAATCCTTTTAAATTTACCATAAAAGgatatcatttaaaatgtttcttaGAATTTAACAATGGCATATTACTGAGGCATGAAAGTGAACATGTTACCTAGGTAGAAGTAGCAGTTACTGGCTTTTTCCTCATAGCTACAGAAACTTTGACTATCAATTTACATTATCATGCCATAATAAATGAGAGAATTCATGGCTACAGCATTTTTCTAAATGAACGGCACTCTGGCAAGAATGAATTGTGATGAAATAGCTTGTGTGTGAAAGACTGAGATAGTTTAGTAACCTAAAATGAACACAGAAAACTGTGCTCTATTACTGTATTCCAAATGATAAAGAGTTTAACAAGAACACTTTTTATTCGTTGTACCTACTGGtttatgttgggtttttttaaccGATAAACTTCGATTCATATTTGCAGTACCTGTATTCTGTTATTTGTATATTCCCCAGGTTTGACCAATTCTGTTGTCTAGGGATCTGGGAGCCAAAATGCAAAAATTACCTTTTTTAATATCTAATATAACCAAAATGCAATATTGCATAAGCTTCTGTGACTTAATCACTATGTACATTAATGCTACAAtccatatacaaatgtatatgtaaatatgtccatttcacttaaatttcttttctaCCTTTGTTATTTTGAACTCTCAAACTTGAGAAATAAAGAACTATGATGATGAGCACACTCCTTTAGGTAATGATGATCAGATCACACAAGACAATCTGGAGAAAAGCCTGGTGTTTACAGTATTAACAACAGCTCATGATCAGCTGGTATGTACTCACTGCACTGACACTTAACCACTGGTGGTTATACTGATATTTGGAGGACACAATATACCTGATACTACTGTATTTACATATGACCATCAGATGGCCTTGATATCCCAGGTAGACTGATAAAAATGTGTCCAGTGATAATTGATATTCAAGATCACAATAATGATGTTCACTTGTTAAATTGTAGTTTTGTTCCAGTGCCAATAACTATTTCAGTGTAGATTTCAACCATGGAGTATATGTAGTGGTCAATAATCTGTACAAGGTTTTACATACAGGTCACCTTGATGACAAACACTTAATGAAAGAAACTATGATATATACGGTTATGAAATTCCAATCAATACTGATCTCAGACAACATCCTAAATATCACCCTGTTTTGCCCTGAACACTAACTGtgtacataaatacataatcattaaataaacaATGCCTGTATATTTACCTTGATTGTGGGAGGACTTTGCCGACAAATAGGAAGATAGCTTTTTCTGATGGTAATTGAATGCGTTTACGAATAATCCACATGAACTGTGCTACAGAAATGTCATTGGGAACAAGAAATTTGCGTTTGTCTATATCCTGTATCTGTGACTTAGGATCTTTCTCAACAATCACCTGAAAACAAGCAAGCAAGCATGTAACTTAATGATTGAAATTCATATTAAGTTTTGAACAATAAAATTAAGTTTAAAGAACAACACATTACCATCaacattacataaatattaaatacacTATCATATATTAATTTGACATAAAACCAAAAAAGCaaaatacatagatatatatatagtcataatAGCACATGGATAGCACACATACTTGTCTTCCAACAAGACAAACAGGGTTCTAACTTCCACATTTCTTAATCTTGTACATGTATGGGCCAACATGCAACACCAAttattatttatgtatgtacAGCATATTTACAACTgtggtaaaaaaaacaacttaaatgTACTATATACTGTAATGACTTACTGGAATCCTTTCTGGATATTTATCCTTTATCTTTGTTGACTCTGCATTTCTTTGTTCTATAATATAGAAAAACATGTGACATGTTCGATAGACAATCTTAGGAATGGACAAGTCTGTATATATCAAAGGTGTTGTACATATTTtactaaatacaaaaatgttaaaggctgttataaaatatattaaatcataacacaaattttttttttccttcgATAGGCAAACCAATACTGATGCATATGATCAATATTATATTCAAGGACACAGATATATAGCTTTCCAATTCCATGTGGTGCGACGAAAACATTTATGATTTAATTCTGACCAATTTTATCTTCTCTCAATTTTGTACAGtttgttcaatatttttatgtttGGTACCCATTACCAAACTGgacaagaaaaataattaacCAATGTACTTAAGTTACTTTTGaagtacattgtaaatatatatatgtatatattattttataaatattatcaaaagtgacctaaatttcatttttttttttgttatttcagtTATGCAATTGTTCCTGTCCAATTGCCTTGTGGCAGTATTTGGTATATGAAGACCCTGAACTATGTAATTAAAATCTATTGTTTGAATATGACTGTAATAAATAAGACAGACTTGATAAAATACTGACACTTGAAacctgttttacctgtacagtgataatCTACAGATCACACAGTGTCAACACATTGTAATATGtcacaaacatacatgtttgtattatacatataattagTATTTGTGTAAGTGTACTGTAAGATTATATAATGGGAGAACAGTGgcataatatttcattaaacaccattgtacaaatgacacagTAATCCTCCATTATGAAAGTTATGTTTCAACACACCACTTATACTTAAAGTgctttataattatatagcgAGGAAGGGGAGGGACAGTGACACCTTCACAATTCATTGAATAAATTGGTGACACCTTCACAATTCATTGAATAAATTGAATTAAGTTTTCTAAGTCTGCTTTTATACGGTACACATTTCTTATCCTGATTGATACTATAATAAATGTTTGGCCAGTAAAGCTGAAAATCTGGTGGAACCAGCATAATTGTGCTGGTGATCATATCATGAACAACCAACAATAGCCAGGCCAGGATGCATGCAATAGCATTCATCACAGCAAAGCTGGTTATCAATTCCATGGACTGAAGTTTGAATCTAATTAAGCCTGTGTCAAATCTcaattatttttaatgtttggattacatatatttatgtacattgtacgggAGACAACAAATCTACATTAAAGATGCATCAGATACACTTAGGCTTGAAAATCTAAACAAGATCTGTGATTCTCTACAGAATGAGATGCAAAGTTTTAAGAACTGAAGACAAATCAGAGCTGGAAGTTCAGTGTCCGTGTCAGGTTAAAATCAACACAAAGTTTTGAAATTCTGCAAGCTAACAGAACAGCATTTATGAACTCAGCTTTAATATTTGTGTCATAGACTGGTATCGCCTAGGCCTGGATACAGTCAAATCCTCTCTTAACACGAAACCCTCAACACCATAAGACCAGGAAGCAGCCCTCCCTGTCGTTCATAAAACCAGAATTGGGTTCTTACAACATAACAGGCTAAAGAACTAAATATAGATTGTTTAATCGTATATCAATACTACTTTAGCAGGAGATTTGGGATTTTAGTCTTCAAATTAATAGCTACATGCATGTACATCAAGCAAATAGCCAAATACACAACATAGTTTGAACATATCTGTTAAAGAAATTATCAGTCGTCTTTGGACCTGATCTATCTATAGAAttgaaaaataccaaaataatggATTACAAGCTTGACTATTTTTAGAACTGACCATGGTAAGATTCACGTGACTGTGTGTTTACTACCTGATCTAGCAATGTGTTGTTATGGCAATTTCATTATAGATAAAGGTATATTGTTACACATTGCTccaaatgaattttgatttaATCATTTCAATCGGGAAAACAGATATCGATACAAAACAAGCAATTCCATTGGCAACTTTGAAGTGACTCTTGTTTGATGGTGAAAACCAGgataatacaaaacaaaaaagaaagtaACACGAATGGTGTTTTACCGTTATGAATCAGAAACCATACATACCTAGCGTGTGCTCTTCCCTAAACTTAAACTTCATCTTGTTGCCGATGACGATAAACTTGTGTCAAACAACTAAGTGGTGACAACTGTAAACAAGACAGCAGCTGCCTGGGATTTATGCGTCAAAATGGTTCGCTTGTGTTCCTGtgatctatgacgtcataacagGAAGTGGGCAACGTTCGGTAGATCTCTAGAGGTTATCATACTGAATGGCTAAAGTCCAAAGAGACACAATTTTACGATTTccaaacgaagaaaaatggcgAACGGTACAAGCCTTGTGGACAGCGAGTATAAAGAAAATTTGAGGTATGTATTGTGCTTATATATAACTCGATATCGATACtctattttaagaaaaatatttaatttctttgtgAAGTTGTAAGAAGATCGGTTAAATTGAAAGCCAGATTTACTTTAAGTGAGACACGTTTTAGAATTCTTTGGCCACGAGATCCGGGAGCCTGTGGTCAGTGTGGTGAATAACATAATAGTCTAATCTAAGACGGAGATCTACAACAGcgttttaaaatgaaatagttATTATATGTATTTGCTATACATGAGGTAGTATTGTGATACCTACCTGATACATCTACATTATAGATATGTAGATTGTATTATGCAACCACAACCACCACCATTTCTCTTCAGTTTATATAGTAACTTAGACCTTGTCCTCAACTACACCTCAATGGAGGTGGATTTCTGCCCAGTCGGTTTGCTAGATTTTGACTTGTTGATTAATTCATTTATATGATGTCGATATTCAgatgtttttgatatttcagcGAAGGGGAGACAACCAGCAGTGAAGATGATGCCGGAGAGATCAAAAGTGAGGCACACGTCAAACCATCAGCACCTGCCTTAAAAAAGgataagaaaaaacataaacacaaacataaacaCAAGCATAAGCATGGAAGTGATCGTCATAAGCATAAACACAAGCGAAAGAAACACAAAACCGATAAAGTGTCAACAGAAGAAAATCCTCATCCAAAAAAGAAAATGC from Pecten maximus chromosome 11, xPecMax1.1, whole genome shotgun sequence harbors:
- the LOC117337927 gene encoding gamma-aminobutyric acid receptor-associated protein-like 2, whose protein sequence is MKFKFREEHTLEQRNAESTKIKDKYPERIPVIVEKDPKSQIQDIDKRKFLVPNDISVAQFMWIIRKRIQLPSEKAIFLFVGKVLPQSSASMGQVYEEHKDEDGFLYIAYSGENTFGH